The Glycine soja cultivar W05 chromosome 3, ASM419377v2, whole genome shotgun sequence genome window below encodes:
- the LOC114407146 gene encoding embryonic protein DC-8-like isoform X2 — protein sequence MASRQQFKEDRAEAAAKLAAKDIGDINRTNERDEGYDLHDEANFKQARAEAAAKLAAKDLEDANRLRDNTFNTWKEQHQHDENKPGVIGSMFRAAKEAVVGKPHHEEVYAKETKMGEYSDYATQKARETKQKAGEYTDYAAQKAKETKDYAAEKAKNAKDTTVQKAGEYKDYTAEKAIEGKDSAVGKLGELKESAADAAKRAMGFFTGGNKDQTREEEEETRRSMQEVRVQDKEYGTGRGTGEKLVIKMEESRPGAVADALKAANRAMDGDMEEEGVLHVERRREKM from the exons ATGGCGTCAAGACAGCAATTCAAGGAAGACAGAGCCGAGGCAGCTGCAAAACTCGCAGCGAAAGACATCGGCGACATCAACAGAACAAACGAGCGCGACGAGGGGTACGACTTGCACGACGAAGCCAACTTCAAGCAAGCACGAGCTGAAGCAGCTGCAAAGCTGGCGGCCAAGGATCTGGAGGACGCTAACAGATTAAGAGACAACACTTTCAACACATGGAAAGAGCAACATCAGCATGATGAGAACAAACCCGGTGTGATAGGGTCCATGTTTAGAGCCGCCAAGGAAGCCGTGGTTGGGAAGCCTCACCACGAGGAAGTTTATGCAAAGGAAACAAAGATGGGTGAATATTCAGATTATGCGACTCAGAAGGCGAGGGAAACGAAGCAGAAGGCTGGGGAGTATACAGACTATGCGGCtcagaaagcaaaagaaaccaAAGACTATGCTGCTGAGAAGGCTAAGAATGCTAAAGATACCACTGTGCAGAAAGCTGGAGAGTACAAGGATTATACCGCTGAGAAG GCAATTGAAGGGAAGGACAGTGCAGTGGGGAAGCTTGGGGAGCTAAAGGAATCTGCTGCTGATGCTGCTAAAAGGGCTATGGGTTTCTTCACCGGTGGCAACAAAGACCAAACTAGA gaggaggaggaggaaacGAGGCGGAGTATGCAGGAGGTGAGGGTGCAAGATAAGGAGTATGGAACGGGACGTGGTACTGGAGAGAAGTTGGTGATAAAAATGGAAGAGTCGCGGCCAGGAGCGGTGGCGGATGCGCTCAAAGCAGCGAATAGGGCCATGGACGGCGATATGGAGGAGGAAGGCGTGCTTCATGTGGAGCGTCGTAGGGAGAAAATGTGA
- the LOC114407146 gene encoding embryonic protein DC-8-like isoform X1 produces the protein MASRQQFKEDRAEAAAKLAAKDIGDINRTNERDEGYDLHDEANFKQARAEAAAKLAAKDLEDANRLRDNTFNTWKEQHQHDENKPGVIGSMFRAAKEAVVGKPHHEEVYAKETKMGEYSDYATQKARETKQKAGEYTDYAAQKAKETKDYAAEKAKNAKDTTVQKAGEYKDYTAEKAKNAKDTTVQKAGEYKDYTAEKAIEGKDSAVGKLGELKESAADAAKRAMGFFTGGNKDQTREEEEETRRSMQEVRVQDKEYGTGRGTGEKLVIKMEESRPGAVADALKAANRAMDGDMEEEGVLHVERRREKM, from the exons ATGGCGTCAAGACAGCAATTCAAGGAAGACAGAGCCGAGGCAGCTGCAAAACTCGCAGCGAAAGACATCGGCGACATCAACAGAACAAACGAGCGCGACGAGGGGTACGACTTGCACGACGAAGCCAACTTCAAGCAAGCACGAGCTGAAGCAGCTGCAAAGCTGGCGGCCAAGGATCTGGAGGACGCTAACAGATTAAGAGACAACACTTTCAACACATGGAAAGAGCAACATCAGCATGATGAGAACAAACCCGGTGTGATAGGGTCCATGTTTAGAGCCGCCAAGGAAGCCGTGGTTGGGAAGCCTCACCACGAGGAAGTTTATGCAAAGGAAACAAAGATGGGTGAATATTCAGATTATGCGACTCAGAAGGCGAGGGAAACGAAGCAGAAGGCTGGGGAGTATACAGACTATGCGGCtcagaaagcaaaagaaaccaAAGACTATGCTGCTGAGAAGGCTAAGAATGCTAAAGATACCACTGTGCAGAAAGCTGGAGAGTACAAGGATTATACCGCTGAGAAGGCTAAGAATGCTAAAGATACCACTGTACAGAAAGCTGGAGAATACAAGGATTATACCGCTGAGAAGGCAATTGAAGGGAAGGACAGTGCAGTGGGGAAGCTTGGGGAGCTAAAGGAATCTGCTGCTGATGCTGCTAAAAGGGCTATGGGTTTCTTCACCGGTGGCAACAAAGACCAAACTAGA gaggaggaggaggaaacGAGGCGGAGTATGCAGGAGGTGAGGGTGCAAGATAAGGAGTATGGAACGGGACGTGGTACTGGAGAGAAGTTGGTGATAAAAATGGAAGAGTCGCGGCCAGGAGCGGTGGCGGATGCGCTCAAAGCAGCGAATAGGGCCATGGACGGCGATATGGAGGAGGAAGGCGTGCTTCATGTGGAGCGTCGTAGGGAGAAAATGTGA
- the LOC114407147 gene encoding 60S ribosomal protein L24-like encodes MVLKTELCRFSGAKIYPGKGIRFVRGDSQVFLFANSKCKRYFHNRLKPSKLTWTAMYRKQHKKDIAQEAVKKRRRAAKKPYSRSIVGATLEVIQKKRAEKPEVRDAAREAALREIKERIKKTKDEKKAKKAEVTAKSQKAGGKGISKGAMPKGPKLGGGGGKR; translated from the exons ATGGTTCTCAA AACTGAACTATGCCGATTCAGTGGTGCCAAGATCTACCCCGGAAAGGGCATCAGATTTGTTCGTGGTGATTCTCAG GTTTTCCTGTTTGCCAACTCAAAATGTAAGCGGTATTTCCACAACCGCCTGAAGCCCTCAAAGCTCACCTGGACTGCTATGTACAGAAAGCAACACAAAAAG GACATTGCTCAAGAAGCTGTGAAGAAGAGGAGACGCGCTGCCAAAAAGCCTTACTCTAGGTCCATTGTTGGTGCCACTCTGGAAGTTATCCAGAAAAAGAGAGCTGAGAAGCCAGAAGTTCGAGATGCAGCTAGGGAAGCTGCTCTTCG TGAAATTAAGGAGAGGATCAAGAAAACAAAGGATGAGAAGAAGGCTAAGAAAGCAGAAGTTACAGCCAAGTCGCAAAAAGCAGGAGGGAAAGGCATTTCTAAGGGTGCTATGCCCAAAGGTCCCAAACTCGGTGGTGGAGGCGGGAAACGCTGA
- the LOC114405548 gene encoding homeobox-leucine zipper protein ATHB-22-like gives MELKERDLDRELETDMDWHHGTKPLVPRPETLSFFYNYNYNSPYPGVEVKQAALMETGEGSVPALMDSRNKEKKKRLTNNQIELLERSFQEEIKLDPERKMKLSRELGLQPRQIAVWFQNRRTRWKTKQLEHLYDVLKHQYDVVSNEKQKLQEEVMKLKAMLSKEQGFGKQTFGCYTEISGEETVESTSEGLTLRGKSNIEHVADQGYCSFTVEDYNTTVSLPPHCHWPAVPY, from the exons ATGGAATTGAAAGAAAGAGATCTAGACAGGGAACTGGAGACAGATATGGATTGGCATCACGGCACAAAGCCACTTGTTCCTCGGCCAGAGACCTTAAGCTTCTTCTACAACTATAACTACAACAGTCCATATCCAG GAGTGGAAGTGAAACAAGCAGCATTGATGGAGACAGGAGAAGGGTCAGTTCCAGCATTAATGGACAGCagaaacaaagagaagaagaagcgaTTAACAAATAACCAGATAGAGTTATTGGAGAGGAGTTTTCAGGAGGAGATAAAGTTGGACCCTGAAAGGAAGATGAAGCTTTCCAGGGAGCTAGGCCTTCAGCCTCGCCAAATCGCCGTTTGGTTCCAAAATAGACGAACAAGGTGGAAGACCAAGCAGCTTGAGCACTTGTACGATGTGCTTAAACACCAATATGATGTCGTCTCCAACGAAAAGCAAAAGCTTCAAGAAGAG GTTATGAAGTTGAAGGCAATGCTAAGTAAAGAGCAAGGTTTTGGGAAGCAAACATTTGGCTGTTATACAGAAATATCAGGGGAAGAAACAGTAGAAAGCACGTCAGAGGGTCTAACTCTAAGGGGAAAGAGTAACATTGAGCACGTTGCAGATCAAGGCTACTGTTCTTTCACTGTGGAGGATTATAACACCACTGTTTCACTGCCTCCTCACTGTCACTGGCCTGCTGTGccttattag
- the LOC114407145 gene encoding probable glycosyltransferase At5g03795, with the protein MGGVRWGQESSSSMKLLLFMVPLVLVAGLVFILGPNPSSWVSFANAPVLLGGSVITSSSSTSSGAVTVTDPSEAKQREGLVVVAVENRGGEKAISDDTDFNHSSTPPFSVQAIQTPQQPDEQNVSQLSPNVTPVNESYVPPERPKLQRKLSILDRTEAGLIQARAAISEARNGNQTQDKDYVPVGPMYNNANAFHRSYLEMEKQFKVFVYEEGEPPVFHNGPCKSIYSMEGNFIHAIEMNDQFRTRDPEKAHVFFLPFSVAMLVQFVYVRDSHDFGPIKKTVTDYVNVIAGRYPYWNRSLGADHFYLACHDWGPETSRSIPNLNENSIRVLCNANTSEGFKPSKDVSFPEINLQTGSINGFIGGPSASGRPLLAFFAGGLHGPIRPVLLEHWENRDEDIQVHKYLPKGVSYYEMLRKSRFCLCPSGYEVASPRVVEAIYTGCVPVLISDHYVPPFNDVLNWKSFSVEVSVKDIPRLKEILLSISPRHYIRMQRRVGLVRRHFEVHSPPKRYDVFHMILHSVWLRRLNFRVHHDQ; encoded by the exons ATGGGTGGTGTTAGATGGGGTCAAGAGTCATCTTCATCCATGAAACTCTTGCTGTTCATGGTGCCTCTCGTACTTGTTGCTGGGCTTGTTTTTATATTGGGTCCTAACCCTTCTAGTTGGGTTTCTTTTGCCAACGCACCTGTGTTATTGGGAGGCTCTGTTATTACTTCCTCTTCCTCAACTAGTAGTGGTGCTGTGACTGTCACCGACCCTTCTGAGGCGAAGCAGAGAGAAGGGTTAGTGGTGGTGGCCGTGGAGAATCGCGGTGGAGAGAAAGCTATCTCCGATGACACTGACTTCAATCACTCCTCTACACCTCCATTTTCCGTTCAGGCCATACAAACACCTCAACAACCT GACGAACAAAATGTTTCCCAACTTTCGCCCAACGTGACTCCTGTGAATGAGTCTTATGTTCCACCAGAGAGGCCAAAGCTGCAAAGAAAACTCAGCATCTTAGATAGAACCGAAGCTGGTCTAATACAAGCTAGAGCTGCAATTAGTGAAGCAAGAAACGGAAATCAAACACAAGACAAAGACTATGTTCCAGTTGGACCTATGTACAACAATGCTAATGCATTTCACAG GAGTTACTTAGAAATGGAGAAACAGTTCAAAGTATTTGTCTACGAAGAAGGGGAACCTCCAGTTTTCCACAATGGACCTTGCAAAAGCATATACTCCATGGAGGGAAATTTCATCCATGCTATTGAGATGAATGACCAATTCCGAACAAGGGATCCTGAGAAAGCACATGTGTTTTTCTTACCTTTTAGTGTAGCAATGTTGGTGCAATTTGTCTATGTACGTGACTCTCATGACTTTGGCCCCATAAAAAAGACTGTCACGGACTATGTCAACGTCATTGCGGGAAGATATCCCTATTGGAACCGAAGCCTTGGAGCTGATCACTTTTATCTTGCTTGCCATGATTGG GGGCCAGAGACTTCACGTTCTATTCCTAACTTGAACGAGAATTCGATCCGTGTGTTGTGCAATGCTAACACCTCAGAGGGATTCAAGCCTTCAAAGGATGTCTCTTTCCCAGAAATTAATCTCCAAACCGGTTCAATAAACGGTTTCATTGGTGGGCCATCTGCATCTGGACGTCCACTTTTGGCCTTCTTTGCTGGTGGGCTTCACGGCCCAATTAGGCCCGTTCTTCTTGAACACTGGGAAAACAGGGACGAAGACATTCAGGTTCACAAGTACCTTCCGAAGGGTGTGTCATACTATGAGATGCTGAGGAAGAGCAGGTTCTGTCTTTGTCCTAGTGGGTACGAGGTAGCAAGTCCGAGAGTGGTGGAGGCAATCTACACAGGGTGTGTGCCAGTGCTCATTTCAGATCATTATGTCCCTccatttaatgatgttttgaatTGGAAATCCTTTTCCGTTGAGGTTTCGGTTAAGGATATTCCCAGATTGAAGGAGATTCTGTTGAGTATTTCTCCAAGGCACTATATAAGAATGCAGAGGAGAGTAGGACTCGTTAGGAGGCACTTTGAGGTACACTCTCCTCCCAAAAGATACGATGTCTTCCATATGATCCTTCATTCTGTGTGGCTTAGAAGGTTGAACTTTAGAGTCCACCATGATCAATAA